One segment of Nostoc piscinale CENA21 DNA contains the following:
- a CDS encoding nitroreductase family protein, translated as MFVEMHPYIGLIEAIKQRRAARAFKSDRIPEVILQEILELAAQAPSGFNLQPWRFIVVKSQQNKEKLQACAFNQRQISEAPVVLICCGDRRAAEMANITSVIHLGDDQGIMTPSYASYMRSSIPEFFRNHPSFDTMEAWTNRHTMLAVAYMMIVAKSFGVDSSPMEGFVSTQVKQAFQIPDEVDICCLLALGYATEPFKSYGGRFSTNQVCFSETYGEPFEVDG; from the coding sequence ATGTTTGTAGAAATGCACCCTTATATTGGCCTGATAGAAGCAATCAAGCAACGTAGAGCCGCTAGAGCTTTTAAGAGCGATCGCATTCCCGAAGTCATTTTACAAGAAATACTGGAATTAGCAGCCCAAGCACCATCAGGCTTTAACCTCCAACCTTGGCGATTTATTGTTGTTAAAAGCCAACAAAACAAAGAAAAACTGCAAGCTTGTGCATTTAACCAACGCCAAATAAGCGAAGCACCAGTTGTGTTAATTTGTTGTGGTGATAGACGTGCCGCAGAGATGGCAAATATCACTTCTGTCATCCATCTTGGAGATGATCAAGGCATTATGACCCCCAGTTATGCCAGCTATATGCGTTCTAGCATTCCTGAATTTTTCCGCAATCACCCCAGTTTTGACACAATGGAAGCCTGGACTAACCGCCATACAATGTTAGCAGTCGCTTATATGATGATTGTCGCCAAAAGCTTTGGTGTAGATAGCAGCCCAATGGAAGGGTTTGTCAGCACTCAAGTTAAACAAGCATTTCAAATTCCAGACGAAGTAGATATATGCTGTTTACTAGCTCTTGGCTATGCAACTGAACCCTTCAAATCTTATGGCGGACGCTTCTCCACTAACCAAGTTTGTTTCAGCGAAACCTATGGCGAACCTTTTGAGGTCGATGGTTAG
- a CDS encoding carbon dioxide-concentrating mechanism protein CcmK, which produces MSIAVGMVETLGFPAVVEAADAMVKAARVTLVGYEKIGSGRVTVIVRGDVSEVQASVAAGVESVKRVNGGQVLSTHIIARPHENLEYVLPIRYTEDVEQFRENVNAIRPFGGRRP; this is translated from the coding sequence ATGTCAATTGCAGTGGGAATGGTAGAAACTCTTGGCTTTCCAGCAGTAGTAGAAGCTGCTGACGCGATGGTGAAAGCTGCGCGTGTAACCTTAGTAGGTTACGAAAAAATCGGTAGTGGTCGGGTAACAGTAATTGTCCGGGGTGATGTTTCCGAAGTTCAAGCTTCTGTAGCAGCAGGTGTGGAATCAGTGAAGCGAGTCAATGGCGGACAAGTTCTATCAACACACATCATTGCTCGTCCCCATGAAAACTTGGAATACGTCCTGCCAATTCGTTATACAGAAGACGTAGAGCAATTCCGGGAAAATGTTAACGCAATTCGACCTTTCGGCGGTAGAAGACCATAA
- a CDS encoding DUF4058 family protein: MASPFPGMNPYLENPLFWSEVHNLLIAAIFRILNPQLRPKYKVAIEKRVYQTIDEDSLLVGIADVSVQSTTQKSSAEPATLTIKSPSVEAVTVDVAMPETVKETYLEVRDITTQEVVTTIEMLLPKNKCPGEGRSAYIKKRLQVLGSYTNLVEIDFLRDGKSIQPLQNNLQTDYRILVSRAATRPKADLYPFNLPNPIPAFLLPLREGDTEPLLDLQTLINQLYEEGNYDLVIDYTQQPLPPISAENLAWIDAILKEQGLRH; this comes from the coding sequence ATGGCTTCACCATTTCCAGGGATGAACCCGTATTTAGAAAATCCGCTATTTTGGTCGGAAGTTCACAACCTATTAATTGCGGCAATTTTCCGCATATTAAATCCTCAACTGCGTCCTAAATATAAAGTTGCTATAGAAAAGCGAGTCTATCAAACAATTGATGAAGATTCATTGTTAGTTGGAATTGCTGATGTCTCAGTGCAGAGTACAACACAAAAATCATCAGCAGAACCAGCTACCTTAACTATAAAATCACCCTCTGTTGAAGCTGTGACAGTTGATGTCGCTATGCCAGAAACTGTCAAAGAAACTTACTTAGAAGTGCGAGATATAACAACCCAAGAAGTTGTCACCACAATTGAAATGTTATTGCCAAAAAATAAATGTCCAGGGGAAGGCAGAAGTGCCTATATAAAAAAGCGGTTACAGGTTTTAGGCAGTTACACTAATTTGGTAGAAATTGATTTTCTGCGGGATGGTAAATCAATCCAGCCACTCCAAAATAATCTTCAAACTGACTATAGAATTTTAGTCAGTCGTGCGGCAACACGTCCAAAGGCTGATTTATACCCATTTAATTTACCAAATCCTATACCTGCTTTTCTCTTACCTCTACGTGAAGGTGATACAGAACCATTACTCGATTTACAAACATTAATTAATCAACTCTATGAAGAAGGTAACTATGATTTGGTAATTGACTATACTCAACAACCATTACCTCCAATTTCAGCAGAGAATTTAGCTTGGATAGATGCAATTCTGAAAGAGCAGGGATTAAGGCATTGA
- a CDS encoding NAD(P)H-quinone oxidoreductase subunit F translates to MNQFLFSTSWCVPLYSLIGALLTLPWAMGIIRRTGPRPAAYINLLTTVLGFTHSLFVFKDVWDREPENLLVSWFQAVDLNLSFALELSPVSIGATVLITGLSLLAQIYALGYLEKDWSLARFFGLLGFFEAALSGLAISDSLFLSYALLEVLTLSTYLLVGFWYAQPLVVTAARDAFLTKRVGDLLLLMSVVTLSSWAGSLNFSDLYEWAQTAELSPAVATLLGLGLIAGPAGKCAQFPLHLWLDEAMEGPNPASVMRNSLVVAGGAYILYKLQPILALSPVALNALIIMGSVTAVGATLVSLAQIDIKRSLSHSTSAYMGLVFLAVGMQQGGVALMLLLTHAIAKALLFMSSGSVIYTTSTQDLTEMGGLWSRMPATTTAFVVGAAGMITLLPLGSFWAMLSWADGLVAISPWVIAILVIVNGLTALNLTRVFRLIFWGTPQQKTRRTPEVGWQMAVPMVTLTIMTLILPLMLQQWYLLPSRESINWYVVVTLLVSTVVGVGVGSTMYLHKAWSRSRILVWRFLQDLLGYDFYIDRIYRLTVVGAVALLSKISAWSDRYLVDGFVNLVGIFTIFGGQSLRYSISGQSQGYMLTILVVVSILGFFISWSLGLLNNLHF, encoded by the coding sequence ATGAACCAGTTTCTATTTTCAACAAGTTGGTGTGTGCCTTTGTATAGCTTGATAGGCGCACTTTTAACTTTGCCCTGGGCGATGGGAATCATTAGAAGGACAGGCCCTAGACCAGCGGCTTATATCAATTTGTTGACTACTGTTTTGGGTTTTACCCATAGCTTGTTTGTCTTTAAAGATGTTTGGGATAGAGAACCAGAGAATTTGTTAGTTAGTTGGTTTCAAGCGGTGGATTTAAACTTATCCTTTGCATTAGAACTATCGCCTGTGAGTATTGGGGCAACAGTTTTAATCACTGGCTTAAGTTTGTTGGCACAAATTTACGCTTTGGGCTATCTAGAAAAAGATTGGTCTCTAGCACGCTTTTTTGGGCTTCTTGGTTTTTTTGAAGCAGCATTAAGTGGTTTAGCCATTAGTGACTCTTTATTTCTCAGTTATGCTTTGCTAGAAGTCCTGACCCTATCTACATACCTGCTGGTGGGTTTTTGGTATGCACAACCTTTAGTGGTGACAGCAGCGCGGGATGCTTTCTTAACCAAGCGGGTGGGCGACTTGTTGTTGCTAATGTCTGTGGTAACGCTTTCGAGTTGGGCGGGCAGTTTGAATTTTTCTGATTTGTATGAGTGGGCGCAAACCGCAGAATTAAGCCCAGCGGTCGCCACATTGCTAGGTTTAGGATTAATTGCGGGGCCAGCAGGTAAATGCGCTCAATTTCCTTTGCATTTGTGGTTAGATGAAGCGATGGAAGGGCCAAACCCAGCTTCGGTGATGCGAAATTCGCTGGTGGTTGCTGGAGGTGCTTATATACTCTACAAACTACAACCGATTTTGGCTTTATCACCAGTGGCGTTGAATGCGCTGATAATCATGGGTTCAGTGACGGCAGTAGGAGCAACTTTAGTATCCCTGGCTCAAATTGATATTAAGCGATCGCTTTCCCATTCTACTAGTGCATATATGGGACTGGTGTTTTTGGCGGTAGGGATGCAGCAAGGAGGCGTGGCCCTGATGTTGCTATTGACTCATGCGATCGCCAAAGCATTATTATTTATGAGTTCGGGTTCGGTAATTTATACCACCAGTACCCAAGATTTAACTGAGATGGGCGGTTTATGGTCGCGGATGCCAGCTACCACTACCGCCTTTGTTGTGGGTGCGGCTGGCATGATTACATTACTACCACTGGGCAGCTTTTGGGCGATGCTGTCGTGGGCAGATGGTTTGGTGGCTATTAGCCCTTGGGTAATAGCCATTTTAGTTATTGTGAATGGTTTAACAGCCTTAAACTTAACGCGAGTATTTCGCCTAATCTTTTGGGGTACACCACAGCAAAAAACTCGCCGTACACCCGAAGTTGGCTGGCAGATGGCAGTGCCAATGGTGACGCTGACCATAATGACCTTGATATTGCCCTTGATGCTTCAGCAATGGTACTTACTGCCAAGCAGAGAAAGTATCAATTGGTATGTAGTAGTAACATTGCTGGTTTCGACTGTGGTCGGAGTAGGTGTTGGTTCAACTATGTACCTGCATAAAGCTTGGTCAAGATCCAGAATTTTGGTATGGCGATTCTTACAAGACTTGCTGGGTTATGATTTTTACATAGACAGGATCTATAGATTGACAGTAGTTGGAGCAGTAGCATTACTGTCTAAAATATCTGCTTGGAGCGATCGCTATCTCGTGGATGGCTTTGTAAACTTGGTAGGTATTTTCACCATTTTTGGTGGGCAAAGTTTAAGGTACAGCATTTCTGGCCAATCCCAAGGCTATATGTTGACCATCCTCGTAGTCGTTAGCATTCTCGGTTTCTTCATCAGTTGGTCATTAGGACTTCTCAACAACTTGCATTTTTAA
- a CDS encoding transferase — protein MSVPPLRLHNNFDPYISGEVIIHPSAVLAPGVILQAATNSRIMIGPGVCIGMGSILQVNEGTLEIEAGANLGAGFLMVGAGKIGTNACIGAATTVFNCSVAPGTVIPPSSVLGDTSRQISLTEPPALPINNAAVPDPQQQPPEDNNLGETEAKPISISSTNLSASAFLELTHQSISIPQPSPTPSAQPPPNQNDENAASSSEVSAENSESPDIFGTQIYGQGSIHRLLTTLFPHRQSLNNPKSDEPPE, from the coding sequence ATGTCTGTGCCGCCACTGCGCCTCCATAATAACTTTGACCCTTATATTAGTGGCGAGGTGATAATTCACCCCAGTGCAGTGTTAGCACCTGGTGTCATACTCCAAGCGGCTACCAATAGCAGAATCATGATTGGCCCTGGTGTCTGTATTGGGATGGGGTCAATTCTCCAAGTCAATGAAGGAACCCTGGAAATAGAAGCAGGGGCTAACCTGGGAGCCGGTTTTTTGATGGTGGGAGCAGGCAAAATTGGTACAAATGCTTGTATTGGTGCAGCCACAACAGTTTTTAACTGTTCTGTTGCACCGGGAACAGTCATACCACCAAGCTCAGTGTTAGGAGATACTAGTCGTCAGATTAGTCTTACCGAACCACCAGCACTACCCATCAATAATGCTGCTGTTCCTGATCCTCAACAGCAACCACCAGAAGACAATAATCTAGGAGAAACTGAGGCAAAACCGATTTCTATTTCCTCAACGAATCTCTCCGCTTCTGCTTTCTTGGAGTTAACGCACCAGTCAATTTCGATTCCTCAACCTTCGCCCACACCCTCTGCCCAACCACCTCCGAACCAGAACGATGAAAATGCTGCTAGTTCATCAGAAGTGAGTGCGGAAAATTCTGAGTCTCCTGATATTTTTGGAACTCAAATTTATGGGCAAGGGAGTATTCACAGGCTGTTAACAACATTGTTTCCCCATAGACAATCCTTGAACAATCCTAAGTCTGACGAACCGCCTGAATAA
- a CDS encoding LysR family transcriptional regulator, giving the protein MNQATLHQLKVFEAAARHGSFTRAAEELFLTQPTVSMQIKQLTKSVGLPLFEQVGKRLYLTEAGRELFATCRQIFETIAQFEMKVADLKGLKQGQLRLAVITTAKYFIPRLLGPFCQRYPGIDISLQVTNHEKIIDRMMNNLDDLYIMSQVPEHLDVNCEPFLDNPLVVFAPVNHRLAKEKNIPIHELNDEPFIMREPGSGTRRAVQALLEEHEVKVNVKLELGSNEAIKQAIAGGLGISVLSRHTLLSDASEFSILDVQHFPIKRAWYMVYPAGKQLSIVARTYYEYLLDAAKTFVEQTETPIYSTVD; this is encoded by the coding sequence TTGAACCAAGCGACGCTACACCAGCTGAAGGTATTTGAAGCGGCGGCTCGGCATGGTAGCTTTACTCGTGCTGCGGAAGAATTATTTCTGACTCAACCCACAGTCTCTATGCAAATTAAGCAATTGACCAAATCTGTAGGGTTGCCCTTGTTTGAGCAGGTAGGGAAACGTTTGTATTTGACAGAGGCGGGTAGAGAACTGTTTGCCACTTGCCGACAGATTTTTGAGACTATTGCCCAGTTTGAGATGAAAGTGGCGGATTTGAAAGGGCTAAAGCAAGGGCAATTACGTTTAGCAGTCATTACTACAGCCAAGTATTTTATTCCACGTTTGTTGGGGCCATTTTGTCAGCGTTACCCAGGAATTGATATTTCCCTGCAAGTCACAAATCACGAAAAAATTATTGATCGGATGATGAATAATCTGGATGACTTATACATTATGAGTCAGGTTCCAGAACATTTGGATGTCAATTGTGAGCCATTTTTAGACAATCCTCTGGTGGTGTTTGCACCAGTAAATCATCGTCTAGCAAAAGAGAAAAATATCCCAATTCACGAGTTAAACGATGAACCTTTTATTATGCGTGAACCCGGTTCAGGAACTCGACGCGCTGTGCAGGCGTTGTTAGAAGAACATGAAGTAAAGGTAAATGTCAAGCTAGAGTTGGGGAGTAATGAGGCAATTAAACAAGCGATCGCAGGTGGTTTAGGCATCTCTGTTTTATCACGTCATACTTTACTCTCAGATGCTTCGGAGTTTAGTATTTTAGATGTGCAGCATTTCCCGATTAAACGAGCTTGGTATATGGTTTATCCAGCCGGAAAACAGTTATCAATTGTCGCTCGGACTTATTATGAGTATTTGCTGGATGCGGCGAAAACATTTGTTGAACAAACTGAAACTCCTATTTACAGCACTGTTGATTGA
- a CDS encoding EutN/CcmL family microcompartment protein gives MQIAKVRGTVVSTQKDPSLRGVKLLMLQLVDEEGNTLPKYEVAADTVGAGVDEWVLVSRGSAARQILGNEQRPLDAAVVAIIDTIHVQDRLIYSKKDQYR, from the coding sequence ATGCAAATTGCCAAAGTACGTGGCACAGTAGTTAGCACTCAAAAAGATCCAAGTCTTCGCGGTGTCAAACTACTGATGTTGCAATTAGTGGATGAAGAAGGAAATACCTTACCAAAATACGAGGTAGCAGCGGATACCGTAGGAGCAGGAGTAGATGAGTGGGTGCTAGTCAGCCGTGGCAGTGCCGCTCGTCAAATTCTTGGTAACGAACAACGCCCTTTGGATGCAGCAGTGGTGGCGATAATTGATACTATTCATGTTCAAGATCGCCTTATTTACAGTAAAAAAGACCAATATAGATAG
- a CDS encoding mucoidy inhibitor MuiA family protein has translation MTNLETPSLRKTVPTQVVAVTVYGDQALVTRRGVVALVGVERELVINSLPVTLETDSVRVSGTGTVGVSLLGVSSDRIYTTEPVAERAAQLIRQIQQIEAEKRNLQAQIDALALQTQFIEGLREKTEEPFAQSLSRKNLSLSETLDFLNFLGSQYSEYAIASGDCHSQQQELDKQLQALRATLHNIQTPHPKESFNLVVGVEVAGAGEFELEVSYIVNSAGWTPLYDLRVDSASQSVHLSYLAEVTQNTGEDWLDVALTLSTAKPGLGTLPPKLEPWYIDTLRSRSLQRVLPRPSLPTIAAAPAAEAMFSQEEEDLADDAFITAEHIKATVAKQGSVVTFKLNGGGNIPSDGAPHKTTIFNDDYPCVFNYVAMPRLVSFAYLQANIKNSADGTTLLPGKANIFRDSIFVGTTQLENITPGQEFSLNLGIDENLKIERNLVERHVDKRIIVNQCRTTYAYRLLITNLLNQETNLKITEQLPVSRNEQIKIRLTRIQPQIPLGEMGILEWELNVLPQERREIYYQFTLEHPPEVTIVGLDM, from the coding sequence GTGACAAACCTGGAAACTCCTTCTTTGAGAAAAACAGTCCCAACCCAGGTAGTAGCCGTGACGGTGTATGGCGATCAAGCCTTAGTTACACGCCGAGGTGTAGTTGCTTTGGTAGGAGTAGAAAGGGAATTGGTGATTAATTCACTGCCAGTCACTCTTGAAACTGATTCTGTGCGGGTGAGCGGTACAGGTACTGTAGGAGTTAGCTTGTTGGGAGTAAGTAGCGATCGCATCTACACTACCGAACCTGTAGCCGAACGAGCAGCACAGTTAATCCGCCAAATTCAACAAATAGAAGCGGAAAAACGCAATTTACAAGCGCAAATTGATGCCTTAGCTTTGCAGACTCAATTTATTGAGGGTTTGCGGGAAAAAACAGAAGAACCATTTGCTCAAAGTTTGTCCCGCAAAAATCTCAGTCTCAGCGAAACTTTAGATTTTTTGAATTTTTTAGGCAGCCAGTACAGTGAATATGCGATCGCATCTGGTGATTGTCACAGTCAACAGCAAGAATTAGATAAGCAACTGCAAGCACTCCGCGCTACATTACACAATATTCAAACACCCCATCCCAAGGAAAGTTTTAACTTGGTTGTTGGTGTTGAAGTTGCTGGCGCTGGTGAATTTGAATTAGAAGTGTCCTACATTGTCAATAGTGCTGGCTGGACTCCGCTTTATGACTTACGAGTTGATAGTGCCAGTCAGTCAGTGCATTTAAGCTATCTGGCGGAAGTTACCCAAAATACTGGCGAAGATTGGCTAGATGTAGCACTCACCCTCTCAACTGCGAAACCAGGGTTAGGTACATTACCACCAAAACTAGAACCCTGGTACATTGACACTCTACGTTCGCGCTCATTGCAACGAGTCTTACCCCGTCCATCATTACCTACCATAGCGGCTGCACCAGCGGCTGAAGCTATGTTTTCCCAAGAAGAAGAGGATTTAGCGGATGATGCTTTCATAACCGCAGAACATATCAAAGCGACAGTAGCCAAACAAGGCAGTGTCGTGACTTTTAAACTCAATGGTGGTGGCAACATCCCTAGTGACGGTGCGCCTCATAAAACTACAATTTTTAATGATGATTACCCTTGTGTTTTTAATTATGTCGCAATGCCGCGTTTAGTCAGTTTTGCTTATTTACAAGCTAATATCAAAAACAGTGCTGATGGTACAACTTTATTACCAGGAAAAGCCAATATTTTTCGGGATAGTATTTTTGTCGGTACAACTCAATTAGAAAATATTACGCCAGGGCAAGAATTTAGCTTGAACTTAGGCATTGATGAAAATTTAAAAATTGAACGTAACTTAGTTGAGCGACATGTAGATAAAAGAATTATTGTCAATCAATGCCGCACTACTTACGCTTATCGGTTATTAATTACTAACTTACTCAATCAAGAAACTAATTTAAAAATTACAGAACAATTACCTGTTAGTCGCAACGAGCAAATTAAAATTCGCCTCACCCGCATTCAACCGCAAATTCCCCTGGGAGAGATGGGAATTTTAGAATGGGAATTAAATGTTTTACCTCAAGAACGACGCGAGATATATTATCAATTTACCTTGGAACACCCACCGGAAGTAACCATAGTTGGTTTAGATATGTAG
- a CDS encoding ribulose bisphosphate carboxylase small subunit translates to MAVSSTAAPPTPWSRSLAEPEIHKTSFVHSFSNVIGDVRVGANVIVAPGTSIRADEGTPFYIGENTNIQDGVVIHGLEQGRVIGDDGNEYSVWIGKNASITHMALIHGPAYVGDSCFIGFRSTVFNARVGAGCIVMMHALIQDVEIPPGKYVPSGAIITSQQQADRLPDVQDQDQQFAHHVVGINQALRAGYLCAADNKCIAPIRDELAKSYTSSNGLTVLELERSSEVASNSLGAETVDQVRYLLEQGYKIGTEHVDQRRFRTGCWTSCQPIEPRSLSEALSALEGCLADHSGEYVRLFGIDPKGKRRVLETIIQRPDGVVQPTTSFKAPASTGSAGYNGNGHSNGAGIGSISAETVDQIRKLLAGGYKIGTEHVDERRFRTGSWASCKPIEATSTDQVVAALKECIENHQGEYVRLIGIDPKAKRRILESIIQRPNGPVAPSNGQKSYAATSSYSSATATAPVSSSNRLNAEVVDQLRQLLAGGYKISAEHVDQRRFRTGSWSSCGQIEARSERDAIAALEAYLSEYQGEYVRLIGIDPKAKRRVLETIIQRP, encoded by the coding sequence ATGGCAGTCAGCAGCACGGCGGCACCCCCAACCCCGTGGTCAAGAAGTTTAGCTGAGCCAGAAATCCACAAAACCTCATTTGTCCACTCCTTCTCCAACGTAATTGGAGATGTGCGGGTAGGTGCAAATGTAATCGTCGCTCCAGGGACTTCGATTAGGGCGGATGAAGGTACACCTTTTTACATCGGTGAAAATACCAATATCCAAGATGGTGTAGTGATTCATGGGTTAGAGCAAGGCCGAGTAATTGGTGATGATGGCAATGAATACTCGGTGTGGATTGGTAAGAATGCTTCTATTACCCACATGGCTCTGATTCATGGCCCAGCTTATGTAGGGGATAGTTGCTTTATTGGCTTTCGCTCCACAGTATTTAATGCCAGAGTGGGCGCAGGTTGCATCGTGATGATGCACGCTTTAATACAAGATGTAGAAATTCCCCCAGGTAAATATGTACCGTCGGGAGCGATAATCACCAGCCAGCAGCAAGCTGACCGTCTGCCAGATGTGCAAGATCAAGACCAGCAGTTTGCCCATCATGTAGTGGGAATTAATCAGGCACTACGGGCTGGTTATCTCTGTGCTGCTGATAACAAATGTATTGCACCCATCCGGGATGAATTAGCGAAATCTTATACAAGTAGTAATGGTTTAACTGTTTTAGAGTTGGAAAGGAGTAGTGAAGTGGCGAGCAATAGCTTGGGTGCAGAAACAGTCGATCAAGTACGCTATCTACTGGAACAAGGTTACAAAATTGGTACAGAACATGTAGACCAAAGACGGTTCCGTACAGGTTGTTGGACTAGCTGTCAGCCAATTGAACCCAGATCCTTGAGTGAAGCCTTATCAGCATTAGAAGGCTGTTTGGCAGACCATAGTGGTGAGTATGTGCGTTTATTTGGGATTGACCCCAAAGGTAAGCGTCGGGTGTTAGAAACAATTATTCAACGCCCAGATGGTGTAGTTCAACCAACTACCAGCTTTAAAGCTCCGGCAAGTACAGGTAGTGCTGGCTACAACGGCAATGGTCATAGTAATGGTGCCGGAATTGGTTCAATTAGTGCGGAAACTGTAGACCAAATCCGCAAACTCTTGGCTGGTGGTTACAAAATTGGTACAGAACACGTAGATGAGCGTCGTTTTCGGACTGGCTCTTGGGCTAGTTGTAAGCCGATAGAAGCTACTTCAACCGACCAAGTGGTAGCGGCGTTAAAAGAATGTATTGAAAACCATCAAGGTGAATATGTCCGCTTGATTGGTATTGACCCGAAAGCTAAACGCCGGATATTAGAAAGTATTATTCAAAGACCAAACGGCCCAGTTGCGCCCTCGAATGGTCAAAAATCTTACGCTGCTACCAGCAGTTATAGCTCGGCAACAGCAACAGCACCTGTAAGCAGCAGCAACCGTTTGAATGCAGAAGTTGTAGACCAACTACGGCAGTTACTGGCTGGCGGTTACAAAATTAGCGCGGAACATGTAGACCAAAGACGTTTTCGGACTGGCTCTTGGTCTAGCTGTGGCCAAATAGAGGCTAGATCAGAAAGAGATGCGATCGCAGCTTTAGAAGCATACCTGTCTGAATACCAAGGTGAATACGTGCGCTTGATTGGCATTGACCCTAAAGCCAAACGTCGTGTGTTAGAAACAATTATTCAACGTCCATAG
- a CDS encoding GntR family transcriptional regulator, with amino-acid sequence MIQFRIQPDSEIPASTQLFNQIRFAIASRQYPPAYKLPSTRALAMQTGLHRNTISKVYRQLEDEGLVESLAGSGIYVRAQGHEGGSRLQSPILQQHPEAYKVVQQALDQLLAQGCSLSQARELFLAEMDWRLRCSAQVLVAVPSQDIGAGELMVYELEQSLKIPIQLIPMEELAAVLDKTNSATVVTSRYFIGEVEQIAAPKAVRVIPLDIYDYSKELNLVKNLPKDNCIGIVSLSTGIARAAEVILHGLRGDELLVMTAQPKDAYKLQAIVKRAEVIISDVASFRAVQLAVQAAAEDIIRPPKLMKVENYIGLNSINLLKRELGLS; translated from the coding sequence ATGATTCAATTCCGTATTCAGCCAGACAGCGAAATTCCCGCTTCTACCCAATTATTTAATCAAATCCGGTTTGCGATCGCATCTCGCCAATATCCACCTGCTTACAAATTGCCCAGCACAAGGGCATTAGCCATGCAAACTGGGTTACACCGCAACACTATTAGTAAAGTTTATCGACAGTTAGAAGATGAAGGTTTAGTAGAAAGTCTGGCTGGTTCAGGAATTTATGTCCGCGCTCAAGGTCACGAGGGCGGTAGTAGATTACAATCACCCATTCTCCAACAACACCCCGAAGCATACAAAGTCGTACAGCAAGCCCTTGACCAACTCCTTGCCCAAGGCTGTTCTCTCAGTCAAGCCCGTGAGCTATTTTTAGCAGAGATGGATTGGCGTTTGCGTTGTAGCGCCCAAGTACTAGTTGCAGTTCCTTCTCAAGATATTGGTGCTGGGGAATTGATGGTATATGAATTAGAGCAATCACTCAAAATTCCCATCCAGCTCATTCCAATGGAAGAATTAGCAGCTGTGTTGGATAAAACTAACTCGGCTACAGTCGTTACCAGTCGCTATTTTATTGGTGAAGTCGAACAAATTGCCGCGCCAAAAGCAGTGCGAGTCATTCCTTTAGATATCTATGACTACAGTAAAGAACTGAATTTAGTTAAAAATTTGCCCAAGGATAATTGTATCGGCATCGTCAGCCTGAGTACAGGTATTGCTCGTGCGGCTGAAGTTATCTTGCACGGTTTACGCGGTGATGAACTGCTAGTGATGACTGCACAACCAAAAGATGCTTATAAACTTCAGGCAATTGTTAAGCGGGCTGAAGTTATTATCAGTGATGTCGCCAGTTTTCGGGCAGTACAATTAGCAGTGCAAGCGGCGGCTGAAGATATTATTCGACCACCAAAATTAATGAAGGTAGAAAATTATATTGGGTTGAATTCAATTAACTTACTAAAACGCGAGTTAGGTTTAAGTTAA
- a CDS encoding carbon dioxide-concentrating mechanism protein CcmK, which translates to MPIAVGMIETKGFPAVVEAADAMVKAARVTLVGYEKIGSARVTVIVRGDVSEVQASVAAGIEAARRVNGGEVVSTHIIARPHENLEYVLPIRYTEAVEQFRT; encoded by the coding sequence ATGCCAATTGCAGTTGGAATGATTGAGACAAAGGGCTTTCCAGCAGTAGTAGAAGCTGCTGATGCGATGGTCAAAGCTGCCCGTGTAACTTTGGTAGGGTATGAAAAAATTGGTAGCGCCCGTGTCACCGTAATTGTGCGGGGTGATGTTTCGGAAGTGCAAGCCTCAGTTGCAGCTGGAATTGAAGCGGCCAGAAGAGTGAATGGTGGTGAAGTGGTTTCCACTCACATCATTGCCCGTCCCCATGAAAACTTGGAATATGTTTTGCCGATTCGTTACACAGAAGCAGTGGAACAGTTTCGCACTTAA